A region from the Streptomyces tsukubensis genome encodes:
- a CDS encoding ABC transporter permease, with amino-acid sequence MPTGIGGPSGARAETPRELALRHGLTVSGERPTLPGYVRQLWARRHFITAFATAKTHAQYSQAKLGQLWQLVTPLLNAAVYYFIFGILLGTSKDVPDFVPFLVTGVFIWTFTSNSVMAGTRAVTGNIGLVRALHFPRASLPIALAMQQFQQLLFSMGVLTVILVGFGQLPQASWLLVLPALALQTVFNTGVAMMVARISAHTPDVAQLMPFVLRTWMYSSGVMWSISTVLRGHDLPEWVMLGLQYNPAAVYIDLVRFALIDSYTSAQLPPHVWAVALGWAALFGVGGFMYFWKAEERYGRG; translated from the coding sequence ATGCCGACGGGCATCGGCGGCCCCTCGGGAGCCCGCGCCGAAACCCCACGTGAGCTGGCCCTGCGCCATGGGCTCACGGTCAGCGGGGAACGCCCGACGCTGCCCGGTTACGTACGGCAGCTCTGGGCCCGGCGCCACTTCATCACCGCGTTCGCCACCGCCAAGACCCACGCCCAGTACAGCCAGGCCAAGCTCGGCCAGCTGTGGCAGCTGGTGACCCCGCTGCTGAACGCGGCGGTCTACTACTTCATCTTCGGCATCCTGCTCGGGACCAGCAAGGACGTCCCGGACTTCGTGCCGTTCCTGGTCACCGGGGTGTTCATCTGGACCTTCACCTCGAATTCGGTCATGGCGGGGACCCGGGCGGTCACCGGGAACATCGGGCTGGTCCGCGCGCTCCACTTCCCCCGGGCGTCCCTGCCGATCGCCCTGGCGATGCAGCAGTTCCAGCAGCTGCTGTTCTCCATGGGCGTCCTGACCGTCATCCTGGTGGGCTTCGGACAGCTCCCGCAGGCGTCCTGGCTGCTGGTCCTGCCCGCGCTCGCGCTCCAGACCGTGTTCAACACCGGAGTCGCGATGATGGTGGCCCGGATCTCGGCGCACACGCCCGATGTGGCCCAGCTCATGCCCTTCGTCCTGCGTACCTGGATGTACTCGTCGGGTGTGATGTGGAGCATCTCCACCGTCCTGAGGGGCCATGACCTGCCGGAGTGGGTCATGCTTGGCCTGCAGTACAACCCGGCGGCGGTCTACATCGACCTGGTGCGCTTCGCACTGATCGACAGCTACACCTCGGCCCAGCTTCCGCCGCACGTCTGGGCGGTCGCCCTCGGCTGGGCCGCGCTCTTCGGGGTGGGCGGATTCATGTACTTCTGGAAGGCGGAGGAGCGGTACGGCCGTGGCTGA
- a CDS encoding ABC transporter ATP-binding protein codes for MTTADRVQTPAGSVPERVPTVVVDGVHIKYRVNGGRGGKGSATAALSRLISRKERKARKSGKPAPGVREVHAVKGVTFTAYKGEAIGLIGSNGSGKSTLLKAIAGLLPTAEGRVYTQGQPSLLGVNAALMSDLTGERNVILGGLAMGMTRDEIQRAYQGIVDFSGINDKGDFISLPMRTYSSGMGARLRFAIAAAKSHDVLLIDEALATGDAKFRRRSQARITELRKEAGTVFLVSHSNTTITETCERALWLEAGVLRMDGPAKEVVAAYEAFTSGKK; via the coding sequence ATGACGACAGCGGACCGAGTGCAGACCCCGGCCGGTTCGGTCCCGGAGCGGGTCCCGACGGTCGTCGTGGACGGGGTCCACATCAAGTACCGGGTGAACGGCGGCCGCGGCGGCAAGGGCAGCGCCACCGCCGCACTGAGCCGGCTGATCTCCCGCAAGGAGCGCAAGGCCCGCAAATCGGGCAAGCCCGCGCCGGGCGTACGCGAGGTGCACGCGGTCAAGGGCGTGACCTTCACCGCGTACAAGGGCGAGGCCATCGGGCTGATCGGCTCCAACGGCTCCGGCAAGTCCACCCTCCTCAAGGCGATCGCCGGACTGCTGCCCACCGCCGAAGGCCGTGTCTACACCCAGGGCCAGCCGTCCCTCCTCGGAGTGAACGCGGCCCTGATGAGCGACCTCACCGGCGAGCGGAACGTCATCCTCGGCGGCCTCGCCATGGGCATGACCCGGGATGAGATCCAGCGGGCCTACCAGGGCATCGTCGACTTCTCCGGAATCAACGACAAGGGCGACTTCATCTCGCTGCCGATGCGGACGTACTCCTCCGGCATGGGCGCCCGGCTGCGGTTCGCGATCGCGGCGGCCAAGAGCCACGACGTCCTGCTGATCGACGAGGCACTGGCGACCGGTGACGCGAAGTTCCGCCGCCGCAGCCAGGCCCGGATCACCGAACTGCGCAAGGAGGCCGGCACGGTCTTCCTGGTCAGCCACAGCAACACCACGATCACGGAGACCTGCGAGCGGGCCCTGTGGCTGGAGGCGGGAGTCCTGCGGATGGACGGCCCGGCCAAGGAGGTCGTCGCCGCGTACGAGGCCTTCACCAGCGGCAAGAAGTAA